The stretch of DNA CaggtttgtttctgctgctgttttattcatatttggTGAAAATAACAAAGTTCTGATGTTTATGAGCTTCAGTGGGATCATTGATCATCATTCTGGATATCAGACATAtcaatgaaatgttttcacctgacaggaagtcagccattttggatttcatgTGTCAATTTTCATATTCTGAACATATTTGAGGCCTTTAAGATGcacaaatatataataatatgtaaataaattttgcatgtaaataacattttattgagtAAGTTAGTTGGTACTCACTGGAAAAACTTGAAGGCTTTGACTGTGAACCCGGCGGAGGAAAATAAATCCTTCAACACGTCCTCGCTGACCGACGAGCTGCGACACGACAAGAACACAATCAGAATCACGTCGAGCTGCAAACACAcgaagcaaaaaacaaacaaactgtgcgACAGCGAGCATGAAACGAGAGGATATTACGGGATGTTGGAGAGGTGCAGCGTCGCCGACGGCGGGAAGATGTTGTTAAAGTTTTTGGATCCGGGTTTTTTGAAGCGGTGGAGGGCGGAGCCTGAGAAGTCGCGGGTCAGCGCCTGCTCTTCTTGCCCCGCCCCCCCGCGAGGCAGCTGCACCACCGGGTGCTTGGACAGCGTCACCCGGATCACGTTTCCATGGAGACGCTGGCCGTTCAGGTGACTCATCGCTGGAAGAAAAACATCGAcaaagttattatttttttgaagaaaattaaaaaatgtttttaaatgacagaaaacataattattctgtatatataatctaaataaatataaatataataaaaataataaaataataaaataataaataaatataataaaataataaatataaatataatacaaataaatataataaaaaaatataataccaataaatataataaaaataataaatataataaatataataaatataaatataaaaataataaatataataaatataaaagcatcggcaaaataacaaaatgtacatgttaattaaatatataattaagaaaatgtttttctttatattaaattttagaaataattgtttaaaaaaacaaaaatattaaaatgaaacaaaaaaaaacaacaacattattatttaaaaatgttaaaactttttttttaattgaaggAGAAAAAGATACTTTCATGacttatttttacattttcatgtttaaactatttaaaaagttgtttagagctgcaactaatgattattttcattattgattaatctgctgattaaattaattagttgtttggtccataaacacacatgtacgGTAACGTGTGTCACACGTATGTACGACATCTGTCACATACTCGTAGATAAGTTACATCACGTGTTACAAACATGTATCTATACCTCAGTATCATGTTACATATGTACGTTACGTACTTCTATACATGTTACAACATGTGTGTAATTACGGATCAGTTCGTGTGTtgtaacatgttaaataccTGTAACTTTATTCTTGTTACACGTTACGAGTATCGTAACGTTTACGTGAAAATTAAAACGTTACGTGTCACATCGGCTCGTTGCAGTACTTGTAACGTGCAACATGTATGTAACATGTAAAGTACTGTAACATATAACGatacttgtttttgtcactagagctgcaactaaagattattttcattatcgattaatctgctgattattttctccgttaatcgattagttgtttcgTCCGTAAAAcgtcagaaaactgtgaaacatGTGGATCAGAAGAGATTCAGTTAACTGTTGTAgagaaactaaagaaaccaggaaatattcacatttaagaaactgaaatcagagaattacgactttttaattcttaaaaactaaaaaacaatcaattgatTTCCAGAATGTTGGCGATTAACTGATCGATTGATggactgatcgttgcagctctgaaggttttattttaaattagtttCTAAAGTGTCACgatgaagaaaaacagtttgaataaaataaacacaaactgaataaatttaatattaaatgaaaACCTGTAAAACATCTTgttcttcatgttttttgtcCTGCGAgtgatttaataataataataataataattattccACAAATAAGgactttgttgttgtgatgtttaacagattatattatgtgttttagATGTAGTTTAGTGTCGGGATGACGTGAAGGTAACGTGAGTCGGACCGAGTTGAGCCTGCGTGGCGTCGCTCATCTGAACCAGAGCGTTTTCCTGTTTGTTGAAGAGGATTTTCACTCGCTGAACGTCCCCGtaaacacctgaaaacacaaacacacacaaacacacacacagcggagATAAAACCACTCAGCACGTTAATGTTACTGAtgttcacaacaacaacaccaaaaaacaaataaatcatataaatgtcttatatattatattaagaCAGGACtttgttcatattttagttTCTACAAGGTCAGAAACAGTCGATcgcttatttatttgttttatttagcgTTTGTGTTGAAAACGTTCTCtgaatgtttgatgaagagttTCTCACCGAACAGGATGAAGAGGCAGTGAGGCGACACGCTCTGCAGAGACAAACAGTGTTAATAAAGTTATCTGAGGCTGCGGCGCTCTGATTGGTCGGctactgtgtgtgactgtgagtgtgacctctgacctcggGGTTCAGGTTGGACACCAGCAGCACGGAGTGGCCGGCGGGGGGCGCCACCTGCAGCGAGACACGAGGGGGAGACACCAACGAGCCGGGGACGGCCGCCATCGAcatacctgaacacacacacacacacgcacacgcacacacacacgcacgcacgcacgcacgcacgcacgcacgcacacacacacacacacacacacacgcgcacgcgcacacgcacacgcacacgcacgcacgcacgcgcgcgcgcgcacgcacgcacgcacgcgcgcgcgcgcacgcacgcacgcacgcacgcacgcacgcacgcacacacacacacacacacacacacacacacacacagggtaaACACGCTGATGAGCTGCTGCGTTTTTAaaggagacagaagaagaagtgatTGTGTCAGAGGTCAAAGATCAGCTCATGGTTGGTTTGGAAAATAtccagaatgatcctttaacaaCAGACTGGACATGATGGgtgattattgttattttaaattaaagtatattattgttttatgagATCCTCACTGAGTCTCACTGAGCAGCTGACGTCATCCTGAAGCTGCAGGTTTAACATGGAATGTTatggcagaagaagaagaagaagaagaagaagaagaagaagaagaagaagaagaggaagaagaagaagaagaacaaggagaagaagaagaagaagaagaagaagaagaagaggaagaacaagaacaagaacaagaggaagaaagaaagaaagaagaagaagaagaagaaagaagaagaagaacaaggagaagaagaaagaaagaagaagaagaaagaaagaaagaagaagaagaaggagaagaagaaagaaagaaagaagaagaagaagaagaagaaagaagaaagaaagaagaagaagaagaaggagaagaagaagaagaagaacaaggagaagaagaaagaaaggaagaagaagaagaagaacaaggagaagaagaaagaaagaaagaagaagaaagaagaagaagaagaagaagaagaagaagaagagttcatAACATGGACGTCCACAGAGAGTCTCACCTGTGTGCTGGTGGAAGGAGGGCGGGAAAGCTGCTGCTCCGTATGGAGGGAGGGctacacctgtaacacacacacacacagagtaaacacacacacacacacacacacagagtaaacacacacacacacacacacacacagagtaaacacgcacacacacacacacacacacacagagtaaacacacacacacgcacacacacacacacacagagtaaacacacacacacacacacacacacacacacacagagtaaacacgcacacacacacacacacacacacacacacacacagagtaaacacacacacacagacagacacacagtaaacacacacacacgcacacacacagggtaaacacacacacacacacacacacacacacacacagagtaaacacgcacacacacacacacacacacacacacacagagtaaacacacacacacagacagacacacagtaaacacacacacacgcacacacacagggtaaacacacacacacacacacacacacacacacagggtaaacacacacacacacagtaaacacacacacacagggtaaacacacacacgtacacacacacagacacacacagtgaacacagtGCTGTGCTGTGATTGGTCGGCTGCTGTACAGGTGGATGATGTTTACCTGTGTGCAGAGCTACAGCTGCAGTACTTCATACTGTGAGTACTTGTACTACAGTACCGTGTATTTAGTGTGTTAGAGTATGTTGCTGGTATGTGCTGAGGTGATGAACGGGTTCTGTGGTCGTCTGTAAACGCGGCGGCGGCGTACCGAAGGCGGCGGGCTCCAGCTCTCCCGTCGGCAGGTCGGCTCTGGTGAAGTCTCGGCTCTTGTCGTTGTTGTACTTCACGTTGAGCGCGCTCAGTTTGGAGAAGTCGATCCGCAGCGTGCAGCAGCCGTTGTAGATGTTCTGACCGTCCAGAGCCTGCAACACACCgtcaccttcatcatcttcatcatcactgtgggtgtatgtga from Thunnus albacares chromosome 18, fThuAlb1.1, whole genome shotgun sequence encodes:
- the LOC122968145 gene encoding polypyrimidine tract-binding protein 3-like → MSTSDLSTVDGTDRLCVSERAQCVPSRVLHLRHLPLDVSEQEVLALALPFGRVSKLITLKHKNQAFVEMASEEAAVTMVNYYTSATPTVRNQPIFIQYSTHRELKTDNLTNQRAQVALQAISAAAVHSGNMASGGEGRGFAPGQSPVLRIIVENLFYPVTLEVLQQIFSKFGSVLKIITFTRNNQFQALLQFSDTVHAQHAKAALDGQNIYNGCCTLRIDFSKLSALNVKYNNDKSRDFTRADLPTGELEPAAFGVALPPYGAAAFPPSFHQHTGMSMAAVPGSLVSPPRVSLQVAPPAGHSVLLVSNLNPESVSPHCLFILFGVYGDVQRVKILFNKQENALVQMSDATQAQLAMSHLNGQRLHGNVIRVTLSKHPVVQLPRGGAGQEEQALTRDFSGSALHRFKKPGSKNFNNIFPPSATLHLSNIPSSVSEDVLKDLFSSAGFTVKAFKFFQKDRKMALMQLASVEEAIEALIALHDQQLDHNQHLRVSFSKSTI